The following proteins are encoded in a genomic region of Danio rerio strain Tuebingen ecotype United States chromosome 16, GRCz12tu, whole genome shotgun sequence:
- the atp8b2 gene encoding phospholipid-transporting ATPase ID isoform X3, with the protein MPKCTELLPCDWLIPIPILVDALHFKRLKGNRVYILFQLIPQISSLSWFTTIVPLVLVLSITAVKDATDDYFRHKSDNQVNNRQSQVLIGGILQKEKWMNVRVGDIIKLENNQFVAADLLLLSSSEPHGLCYIETAELDGETNMKVRQSLSVTSELGDPNNLAQFDGEVVCEPPNNKLDRFCGTLYWRECKYPLSNQNMLLRGCVLRNTESCYGLVIFAGPDTKLMQNSGRTKFKRTSIDRLMNTLVLWIFGFLVCMGVILAIGNAVWEKEVGALFQSFLPWDPPVDNFLFSAFLSFWSYVIILNTVVPISLYVSVEVIRLGHSYFINWDRRMFCSRSNTAAEARTTTLNEELGQVEYIFSDKTGTLTQNIMTFNKCSINGHAYGEVVNILAAQQKRVQPLDFSSWNPLADRGFCFYDQSLLEAVMVGDPAVHEFFRVLSLCHTVMSEEKSEGELVYKAQSPDEGALVTAARNFGFVFRSRTPGTITTQELGKAVTYTLLAILDFNNIRKRMSVIVRNPEGRIRLYCKGADTVLLERLHSCNHEVMTITSDHLNEYAVDGLRTLAVAYRDLSEEQWDEWSERFRGADKATDCREDRLAAAYEEIEQDMMLLGATAIEDKLQEGVPETIAILSLANIKIWVLTGDKQETAVNIGYSCKMLTDDMTEVFIVNGHTVQSVREELRKARERMLESARTRDGGKEAEAQGWSGACAFGNGCGAGAAAAAANWAPDESKCPPAQAPPSSLLESISGEFALIISGHSLAHALEADMEREFLETACACRAVICCRVTPLQKALVVELVKRHKKAVTLAIGDGANDVSMIKSKRQMDENRHVSHKYTLPRKCHFFNI; encoded by the exons atgcccaaatgcactgagttgctgccatgtgattggctgataccaATACCAATTCTAGTTGatgcattacattttaaaagacttaaaGGTAACCGTGTGTATATTTTGTTCCAGTTGATTCCACAGATTTCCTCATTGTCCTGGTTCACCACCATTGTGCCTTTAGTGCTGGTGCTGAGCATCACTGCAGTTAAAGATGCCACCGATGACTAT TTTCGTCACAAGAGTGACAACCAGGTGAATAACCGTCAATCTCAGGTCCTCATCGGTGGCAT TCTTCAGAAGGAGAAATGGATGAATGTCAGAGTGGGTGACATCATCAAACTGGAGAACAATCAGTTTGTTGCA gcTGACCTGCTCCTGTTGTCCAGCAGTGAACCTCATGGCCTCTGTTACATTGAAACTGCAGAGCTGGATGG AGAGACGAACATGAAGGTGCGTCAGTCTCTGTCTGTTACCTCAGAGCTGGGAGATCCCAATAATCTGGCCCAGTTTGATG GAGAAGTGGTGTGTGAGCCTCCCAACAACAAGCTGGACCGTTTCTGCGGGACGCTGTACTGGAGAGAGTGTAAATACCCGCTCAGTAACCAGAACATGCTGCTCCGTGGCTGTGTGCTGCGCAACACTGAGAGCTGCTACGGCCTTGTCATATTCGCTG GTCCTGACACCAAACTAATGCAAAACAGCGGACGGACAAAGTTCAAGCGAACAAGTATAGACAGACTGATGAATACACTGGTGTTGTGG ATTTTTGGGTTCCTGGTTTGTATGGGAGTGATCTTGGCCATAGGAAATGCAGTTTGGGAGAAGGAAGTTGGTGCTTTGTTCCAAAGTTTTTTACCCTGGGATCCTCCAGTGGACAACTTCCTGTTCTCCGCATTCCTGTCTTTCTGGTCCTACGTCATCATCCTCAACACAGTGGTGCCAATTTCGCTCTATGTCAG TGTGGAGGTGATTCGTCTGGGTCACAGTTACTTCATTAATTGGGACCGGCGGATGTTCTGCAGTCGCAGTAACACGGCAGCAGAGGCCCGGACCACCACACTGAATGAAGAGCTGGGACAGGTGGAGTACATCTTCAGTGACAAGACAGGAACACTCACCCAAAACATCATGACCTTCAACAAGTGCTCCATCAACGGCCACGCATACG GTGAAGTAGTGAACATTTTGGCTGCTCAGCAAAAG AGGGTGCAGCCGCTGGACTTCAGCTCTTGGAACCCCTTGGCCGATCGGGGTTTCTGTTTCTATGACCAGTCTCTGCTGGAGGCTGTGATGGTGGGAGACCCAGCAGTCCATGAGTTCTTTAGGGTCTTGTCTCTCTGCCACACGGTCATGAGCGAGGAGAAAAGCGAGG GCGAGCTGGTGTATAAGGCTCAGTCTCCAGATGAAGGGGCTCTCGTAACTGCTGCGCGAAACTTCGGTTTTGTGTTTCGCTCTCGCACACCAGGCACAATCACCACACAAGAGCTGGGCAAAGCAGTCACTTACACGCTCCTTGCCATCCTGGACTTCAACAACATCCGCAAGAGAATGTCTGTCATAG TGAGGAATCCTGAGGGCCGTATACGTCTGTACTGTAAGGGTGCTGACACTGTGCTTCTCGAGAGACTTCACTCGTGCAACCATGAAGTAATGACCATCACATCAGACCACCTAAAC GAGTATGCAGTGGATGGGTTGCGGACTTTGGCAGTAGCGTATCGGGATCTGTCGGAGGAGCAGTGGGACGAGTGGTCAGAGCGATTTCGTGGAGCTGATAAAGCCACAGACTGCAGAGAAGACCGACTTGCTGCTGCTTATGAGGAGATTGAACAGGACATGATG TTATTGGGGGCCACGGCTATTGAAGATAAACTGCAAGAGGGGGTTCCTGAAACTATTGCCATTCTCTCGCTGGCAAACATCAAGATCTGGGTGCTCACTGGAGACAAACAAG AGACTGCAGTGAACATTGGTTACTCCTGTAAGATGCTGACAGATGACATGACGGAGGTCTTCATTGTTAATGGACACACTGTTCAAAGCGTGCGTGAGGAACTGAG AAAAGCGAGAGAGCGGATGCTGGAGTCAGCGCGCACCAGAGATGGAGGGAAGGAAGCTGAAGCTCAGGGGTGGAGCGGCGCCTGTGCCTTTGGAAATGGATGtggagctggagctgctgctgctgctgcaaactGGGCACCTGATGAAAGTAAATGTCCCCCTGCTCAGGCTCCGCCCTCCTCCTTACTGGAGTCAATCAGTGGAGAGTTTGCCCTCATCATCAGCGGGCACAGCCTG GCTCATGCTTTGGAAGCGGATATGGAGCGTGAGTTTTTGGAGACGGCATGTGCCTGTCGAGCAGTGATCTGCTGCAGGGTGACTCCTCTCCAGAAAGCTCTAGTGGTGGAATTGGTCAAACGCCATAAGAAGGCAGTCACACTCGCCATTGGAGATGGAGCCAACGACGTCAGCATGATAAAGAGTAAGAGACAAATGGATGAAAACAGGCATGTTTCGCACAAGTATACTTTGCCAagaaaatgtcacttttttaacATCTGA